A region of Saccharomyces kudriavzevii IFO 1802 strain IFO1802 genome assembly, chromosome: 14 DNA encodes the following proteins:
- the SSN8 gene encoding cyclin-dependent protein serine/threonine kinase regulator SSN8 (similar to Saccharomyces cerevisiae SSN8 (YNL025C); ancestral locus Anc_2.294), which yields MSGSFWTSTQRHHWQYTKASLAKERQKLWLLECQLFPQGLNIVMDSKQNGIEQSITKNIPITHRDLHYDKDYNLRIYCYFLIMKLGRRLNIRQYALATAHIYLSRFLIKASVREINLYMLVTTCVYLACKVEECPQYIRTLVSEARTLWPEFIPPDPTKVTEFEFYLLEELESYLIVHHPYQSLKQIVEALKQPPFQITLSSEDLQNCWSLINDSYINDVHLLYPPHIIAVACLFITISIHGKPTKESSLASVASKVIRDSKLPSTPAQIAFNRFLAESLVDLEEVMDTIQEQITLYDHWDKYHEQWIKFLLHTLYLRPASAN from the coding sequence ATGTCGGGAAGTTTCTGGACGTCTACCCAAAGGCATCATTGGCAATACACCAAGGCGTCATTGGCCAAAGAAAGACAGAAGCTATGGTTATTAGAGTGCCAGCTGTTCCCTCAGGGCTTGAATATCGTTATGGATTCAAAGCAGAACGGTATTGAACAGTCTATCACCAAGAATATACCAATAACTCACCGAGATTTACACTATGATAAGGATTATAATCTTAGAATCTATTGCTATTTCCTGATAATGAAACTTGGGAGGAGACTAAACATACGGCAGTATGCTTTGGCTACAGCTCACATTTACCTTTCGCGATTTTTAATAAAGGCCTCAGTTAGAGAAATCAATCTGTACATGCTGGTTACTACGTGCGTATATTTAGCCTGTAAAGTTGAAGAATGCCCGCAATATATTAGAACTTTGGTAAGTGAAGCTCGTACACTATGGCCCGAATTCATTCCTCCTGATCCTACTAAAGTTACCGAGTTTGAATTTTACTTACTTGAAGAGCTAGAAAGTTATCTAATTGTCCATCATCCTTATCAATCCTTGAAGCAAATTGTCGAAGCCTTAAAGCAACCACCTTTCCAAATAACCTTGTCCTCCGAAGATTTGCAAAACTGTTGGTCATTGATCAATGATAGCTACATCAACGACGTCCACTTACTGTACCCGCCTCATATTATTGCTGTGGCATGTTTATTCATTACAATTTCTATACATGGAAAACCAACAAAAGAATCATCGTTGGCATCAGTGGCCTCTAAAGTCATCAGGGATTCTAAACTGCCTAGCACTCCTGCTCAAATAGCCTTCAATCGTTTTCTGGCTGAATCTCTGGTAGATCTAGAGGAAGTCATGGATACAATTCAAGAACAAATTACATTATACGATCATTGGGACAAGTATCATGAACAATGGATAAAGTTTTTGCTACATACTTTGTATCTGAGGCCAGCCTCCGCGAATTAA
- the SAM50 gene encoding SAM complex subunit SAM50 (similar to Saccharomyces cerevisiae SAM50 (YNL026W); ancestral locus Anc_2.304) encodes MTLASEVSDEISLDNVSPIFNESTASKPISVAAVVTTGTDNIDPSVLQNFLDETILKSVTLKQLVKNADVLNKSLCQHHIALNAKQSFHFQDYKHISDEKGIYDPVPLLRVVSQLDVLPPKTFTAKTGTNFGNDNDAEAYLQFEKLIDKKYLKLPTRVNLELLKGTKIHSSFLFNSYSSLSPQSILNLKIFSQFYNWNTNKGLDIGQRGARISLRYEPLFLHRVLHNPRSNERPTLFHEWFLETCWRSTKICSPGTRAPYMYSDTMLSQAGDQLRTVLGHTFVLDKRDHTMCPTKGLMLKWSNELSPGKYLKTQLELNNVKSWLNDDFITFSTTFKTGYLENISSQRSLPIHICDKFQSGGPNDIRSFQTFGLGPRDLYDTIGGDAFVSYGVSVFSRLPWEKVKKSNFRLHWFFNGGKLINHDNMSLSNCMGRLSKEHSTSTGLGLVLRHPMARFELNFSLPIAAHENDLMRKGFQFGLGLVFL; translated from the coding sequence ATGACGCTAGCCTCTGAAGTGAGTGATGAGATCTCTTTAGATAACGTTTCTCCTATTTTTAATGAAAGCACTGCTTCTAAACCAATTAGCGTTGCTGCGGTCGTAACAACTGGGACAGATAATATTGACCCCAGTGTGCTACAAAATTTCTTAGATGagacaattttgaaatctgtCACTTTAAAGCAATTGGTAAAGAATGCAGACGTGCTGAATAAGAGTTTGTGTCAACATCATATTGCTCTGAACGCTAAGCAGTCGTTTCACTTCCAGGACTATAAGCATATTTCCGATGAAAAAGGCATATATGACCCAGTACCTCTTCTAAGGGTTGTGTCACAATTAGACGTACTACCTCCTAAAACATTTACGGCGAAGACTGGGACgaattttggaaatgacAACGATGCAGAAGCTTATTTACAATTCGAAAAGCTAATTGATAAAAAGTACTTAAAATTGCCCACTAGAGTAAATTTGGAACTATTGAAAGGTACGAAAATACATTCctcatttttattcaacTCGTATTCTTCTCTCTCTCCTCAGTCAATcttaaatttgaaaattttcagtcAATTTTACAATTGGAACACAAATAAAGGTTTAGATATCGGTCAAAGAGGAGCAAGAATATCTTTGAGGTATGAACCGTTGTTCTTACACCGGGTATTACACAACCCACGCTCTAATGAACGTCCAACGTTGTTTCATGAGTGGTTCTTAGAGACTTGCTGGAGATCTACCAAGATATGCTCTCCAGGTACTAGGGCGCCATATATGTATTCAGATACAATGTTATCTCAGGCAGGCGATCAATTGAGGACTGTGTTGGGGCACACATTCGTCCTGGACAAGAGGGATCATACTATGTGCCCCACCAAGGGCTTGATGTTAAAGTGGAGTAATGAACTATCACCaggaaaatatttgaagacTCAATTGGAATTGAATAATGTAAAAAGTTGGTTGAATGACGATTTTATTACTTTTTCTACAACCTTCAAAACCGGATATCtagaaaatatatcttCACAAAGATCTTTGCCTATACATATATGtgataaatttcaaagtggTGGACCAAATGATATTAGAAGTTTCCAAACATTTGGATTGGGCCCCAGAGATTTATATGATACGATAGGCGGTGATGCTTTTGTTTCCTACGGTGTCAGTGTATTTTCTCGCTTGCCTTGGGAAAAAGTCAAAAAATCGAACTTCAGGTTGCATTGGTTCTTCAATGGAGGTAAATTAATCAATCATGATAATATGTCCCTGAGTAATTGCATGGGCCGGCTTTCCAAAGAACACTCTACTTCTACAGGTCTCGGACTTGTACTAAGGCACCCAATGGCAAGATTCGAACTTAACTTCAGTTTGCCTATTGCTGCTCATGAAAATGACTTGATGAGAAAGGGATTCCAGTTCGGGCTCGGTCTCGTATTTTTGTAA
- the CRZ1 gene encoding DNA-binding transcription factor CRZ1 (similar to Saccharomyces cerevisiae CRZ1 (YNL027W); ancestral locus Anc_2.303): MSFSNGNMASYMTSGNEDDQNRNSNDDIGNNDAYRRNNIRNNSDSKPHKFQLSDLDLDVDMRMDFTNSSENTSKNFSSGVPQSFEPNVNTLLSPSSGTYSADLNYQSLYKSDLPLQQIQQQQQQQQQQQQQQQQQQQQQQKQTPTLKVEQSGPFQWDDVLTPADHQHRPSLTNQFLSPRSNYDTTNRSSGNDSNYSDTESNYHTPYLYPQDMVSSPAVSHLTANNDDFDDLLSVASMNSNYLLPVNSYGYKHISNLDELDDLLSLTYSDNTPLSASNMSDFNNCNNAAANTTDTHNSTIDDNMSKPSANQKMLLTIPTSSTPSPSTHAAPVTPIISIQEFNEGHFPVKNEDDGALQLNLRENDNCRSTNNNNLLRPEDNDYNNEALSDIDHSFEDIINGRKMKLKNSRRRSSQTSNNSFSSRGSPRSRSISPDEKAKSISANREKLLEMADLLPARGNDEVDQEHHVNDYNTSYSSTTNSGNSNEDDSKNNFPTNQVDVEADVANIKDELDNASNDLGVLLDIGKLNQFEAKVNFSNDDNHENNDNTTFFSKKSDNLEKLDNSANNRKNPANFACDVCGKKFTRPYNLKSHLRTHTNERPFICSICGKAFARQHDRKRHEDLHTGKKRYVCGGKLKDGKPWGCGKKFARSDALGRHFKTESGRRCITPLYEEARQEKSRQEM; this comes from the coding sequence ATGTCCTTTAGTAACGGCAACATGGCCTCTTACATGACCAGTGGTAATGAAGACGACCAAAATAGAAACAGTAATGACGATATAGGCAACAATGACGCTTACAGACGTAATAACATCAGAAATAATAGCGATTCAAAACCACACAAGTTCCAATTATCGGACTTGGACTTAGATGTGGACATGAGGATGGATTTCACTAATTCATCGGAGAATAcatcaaagaatttctcTTCTGGTGTCCCGCAATCATTTGAACCCAATGTAAACACTCTGTTGTCTCCGTCAAGCGGAACTTATTCTGCAGATCTGAACTATCAAAGTCTATACAAATCGGATCTTCCACTACAGCAGatacaacaacagcagcagcaacaacagcagcaacaacaacagcaacagcaacagcaacagcaacagcaaaagCAAACACCTACTTTGAAAGTCGAACAGTCTGGCCCATTTCAATGGGACGATGTCTTGACGCCTGCTGATCATCAACATCGGCCCTCACTCACAAATCAGTTCTTATCCCCAAGGTCAAACTACGATACCACTAATAGGAGCTCAGGTAATGACTCAAATTATAGTGATACGGAGTCAAACTACCATACGCCTTATTTGTATCCACAGGACATGGTTTCTTCACCTGCGGTGTCACATTTGACCGcgaataatgatgatttcGATGATCTTTTGAGTGTTGCATCCATgaattcaaattatttACTGCCAGTGAACTCATATGGCTACAAACacatttcaaatcttgatgAGTTAGATGACTTACTGTCTTTAACATATTCAGATAACACTCCTTTATCAGCATCAAACATGAGCGACTTCAATAACTGCAATAACGCCGCCGCTAATACCACTGATACTCACAATAGTACCATTGATGATAATATGAGTAAACCTAGCGCtaatcaaaaaatgttaCTGACTATACCAACGTCTTCTACGCCCTCTCCTTCCACTCACGCTGCTCCCGTAACACCCATTATTTCTATCCAAGAATTCAATGAGGGTCATTTTCCagttaaaaatgaagatgatgggGCACTACAACTAAATCTTCGGGAAAACGACAATTGTCGTAGTACgaacaacaacaatctACTCCGTCCAGAGGATAATGATTACAACAATGAAGCTCTCAGCGATATCGATCATTCTTTCGAAGACATTATTAATGGtagaaaaatgaaacttAAGAATTCAAGGAGAAGATCTTCTCAGACCTCAAATAATAGCTTTAGTAGCAGAGGGTCTCCGAGATCAAGGAGTATTTCGCCTGATGAGAAAGCAAAATCTATAAGCGCaaatagagaaaaattattagaaaTGGCAGATCTTTTACCAGCCAGGGGAAATGATGAGGTTGATCAAGAACATCATGTCAACGATTACAACACTAGCTATAGCAGTACTACCAACAGCGGTAATAGTAATGAGGATGATAGTAAAAACAATTTCCCGACCAATCAAGTGGACGTTGAAGCGGACGTTGCCAATATTAAAGATGAGCTGGACAATGCCAGCAATGACCTCGGTGTGCTTTTAGATATAGGTAAATTGAACCAGTTTGAAGCAAAGGTGAACTTTAGCAATGATGATAACCACGAAAATAACGATAATactacatttttttccaaaaagaGTGATAATTTAGAGAAGTTGGACAATTCGGCAAATAATAGGAAGAATCCTGCAAACTTCGCTTGTGACGTTTGTGGTAAAAAGTTTACAAGACCCTATAACTTAAAATCTCATTTAAGAACACATACGAATGAAAGACCATTCATCTGTTCTATTTGTGGCAAGGCATTTGCACGGCAACATGACAGAAAAAGGCACGAAGATTTGCATacagggaaaaaaaggtatGTGTGCGGTGGTAAACTAAAGGACGGCAAACCCTGGGGTTGCGGCAAGAAATTTGCAAGAAGTGATGCCCTCGGTAGACACTTCAAAACTGAAAGTGGTAGAAGATGTATCACTCCATTATATGAGGAAGCTAGACAGGAAAAATCGAGACAAGAAATGTAG
- the KSH1 gene encoding Ksh1p (similar to Saccharomyces cerevisiae KSH1 (YNL024C-A); ancestral locus Anc_2.291) has translation MSALFNFRSLLQVLLLLICSCSYVHGQWPSLLDRYKNHEVLGAFWKMARIGERASPYVSLACILMAISQFNS, from the coding sequence ATGTCTGCGTTGTTTAATTTCCGCTCTCTTTTGCAAGTGCTACTGTTGTTGATTTGCTCATGCTCCTATGTTCATGGACAGTGGCCGTCTCTCCTGGATCGTTACAAAAATCACGAGGTTTTAGGTGCTTTCTGGAAAATGGCACGTATTGGTGAAAGGGCCAGTCCGTACGTCAGTCTAGCATGTATTTTAATGGCCATCAGTCAATTCAATAGTTAA